The proteins below are encoded in one region of Triticum aestivum cultivar Chinese Spring chromosome 1B, IWGSC CS RefSeq v2.1, whole genome shotgun sequence:
- the LOC123098441 gene encoding uncharacterized protein, with protein MVDVYHRPPLPHGLPRHPYHAAGLRRLSTRASAPSSPAPPSPSAAAPASASVVLAHLAAAGVPVLPGLSATELALVEAALGGVQLPPDLRELLAVGVPSGDDFPHYRSSAGLRLLRFVAQEVPAAVAATLPLAPGRRAGRPPPPLVPLCGRHYVPATPCLVGNPVFHVSDSGVTFAGANVADFLLRAFAAEAEPPPLRRQLSAPVTPSPATPSNTARRSLDSVTGRAPRWIEFWSDAAAAGDRFLEVVPTRATTTNTTSAPEPEWLRRSLEQAGSALTRGGWDDGDVEEMTGPNGEANVDVALPLTVDRCCGELRRGRWGAEEVVEMLGPLLGPSRKARRAAAALPPDVAARVGRLAEAVSRAVGPRGRSKPPRPF; from the coding sequence ATGGTCGACGTTTACCACCGGCCGCCGCTCCCGCACGGCCTCCCGCGCCATCCTTACCACGCTGCCGGTCTTCGCCGGCTCTCCACCCGCGCCTCGGCACCCAGTAGCCCGGCTCCTCCATCTCCCtccgcggcggcgccggcctccGCCTCGGTGGTTCTCGCTCACCTCGCTGCGGCCGGGGTGCCCGTCCTCCCGGGCCTCTCCGCAACCGAGCTTGCCCTTGTGGAGGCCGCGCTCGGCGGCGTCCAGCTCCCGCCCGACCTCCGCGAGCTCCTGGCGGTGGGCGTGCCCTCGGGGGACGACTTCCCGCACTACCGCTCGTCCGCTGGGCTCCGCCTCCTCCGCTTCGTCGCGCAAGaggtccccgccgccgtcgccgcgacgCTGCCCCTCGCCCCCGGCCGACGCGCTGGGAGGCCTCCGCCTCCCCTCGTCCCGCTCTGCGGCCGTCATTACGTGCCGGCGACGCCCTGCCTGGTGGGGAACCCGGTGTTCCACGTGTCCGACTCCGGCGTGACGTTCGCGGGCGCCAACGTGGCCGACTTCCTCCTGCGCGCCTTCGCCGCCGaggccgagccgccgccgctccggcgccAGCTGTCCGCGCCGGTGACGCCGTCCCCCGCGACGCCCTCGAACACGGCGCGCCGGAGCCTGGACTCGGTCACCGGCAGGGCTCCGCGCTGGATCGAGTTCTGGAGCGACGCCGCCGCGGCCGGGGACCGTTTTCTTGAAGTCGTCCCCACGCGCGCTACGACCACGAACACCACCTCGGCGCCAGAGCCAGAGTGGCTGCGGCGCAGCCTAGAGCAGGCAGGCTCCGCGCTGACGCGCGGCGGGTGGGACGACGGCGACGTGGAGGAGATGACGGGTCCCAACGGCGAGGCGAACGTGGACGTGGCATTGCCGCTGACGGTGGACCGGTGCTGCGGGGAGCTGAGGAGGGGACGGTGGGgcgcggaggaggtggtggagatGCTGGGGCCGCTGCTGGGACCGAGCAGGaaggcgcggcgggcggcggcggcgctgccgccGGACGTGGCTGCGCGGGTGGGGCGGCTGGCCGAGGCGGTGTCGCGGGCGGTCGGGCCCCGTGGCCGATCGAAACCCCCGAGGCCATTTTGA